One part of the Dioscorea cayenensis subsp. rotundata cultivar TDr96_F1 chromosome 2, TDr96_F1_v2_PseudoChromosome.rev07_lg8_w22 25.fasta, whole genome shotgun sequence genome encodes these proteins:
- the LOC120280777 gene encoding caffeic acid 3-O-methyltransferase-like has product MAPNDCFVTNGTTKKESREEEETVAYTSALRLGCSTSVAMALKAVIELNVLEVIAAAGPGARLLPEEIVSQIETTNPNAGEVLDRLLRFLASYNVLKCEVVDGEKGMMKRKYGLAPICRFFTKDEDGVSVAPLLLMNQDKVLVDAWINLKYAVSEGTTPFVKAHGESAFQYHGKDHRFSEVFNQGMFNHTAMLMKKILETYKGFESLDVLVDVGGGIGATLAIILSKYPHIKAINFDLPFVISEAKPIPGVEFVGGDMFASVPTGDAIFMKWILHDWDDEHCVKILKNCREALPDNGKVIVVEGVIPEIPEDSDDARNGYMGDLCMLTYNVGGKERNEKEFKYLAKESGFSGFKIACCVYGFSVLEFSK; this is encoded by the exons atggcaccaaaCGACTGCTTCGTCACCAATGGAACCACAAAGAAGGAAtcaagagaggaggaggagacgGTGGCGTACACTTCCGCCTTGCGCCTGGGCTGTAGCACATCGGTGGCGATGGCGCTGAAGGCGGTGATTGAGCTGAACGTGCTGGAGGTCATCGCGGCGGCAGGGCCTGGTGCGCGGTTGTTGCCGGAGGAGATCGTGTCTCAGATTGAGACCACGAATCCGAATGCCGGTGAGGTGCTTGATAGATTGCTCCGGTTCTTGGCGAGCTATAACGTGTTGAAATGCGAGGTGGTGGATGGAGAGAAGGGGATGATGAAGAGGAAGTATGGATTGGCACCGATCTGCAGGTTTTTCACAAAGGATGAAGATGGAGTCTCTGTTGCGCCGCTCTTGCTCATGAATCAAGACAAGGTCTTGGTTGATGCTTG GATAAACCTCAAGTATGCAGTGTCAGAAGGAACAACTCCCTTTGTGAAAGCTCATGGAGAGTCAGCATTTCAGTACCATGGCAAAGACCACAGATTCAGTGAAGTCTTCAACCAGGGCATGTTTAACCATACAGCCATGCTTATGAAGAAGATCCTTGAGACATATAAGGGCTTTGAGAGCCTTGATGTGCTTGTGGATGTGGGTGGTGGCATTGGTGCCACTCTTGCCATCATCCTCTCTAAGTACCCCCACATCAAAGCCATCAACTTTGATTTACCTTTTGTTATCTCTGAAGCAAAACCCATTCCAG GAGTTGAGTTTGTTGGGGGAGACATGTTTGCAAGTGTCCCAACTGGTGATGCCATCTTCATGAAG tgGATACTTCATGATTGGGATGATGAGCATTGtgtgaagatattgaagaattGTAGGGAAGCATTGCCAGATAATGGGAAGGTGATTGTTGTGGAAGGTGTTATTCCAGAAATACCAGAAGACAGTGATGATGCAAGGAATGGATACATGGGTGACCTTTGCATGTTGACTTACAATGTTGGAGGAAAAGAGAGGAATGAGAAAGAGTTCAAGTATTTGGCTAAAGAAAGTGGGTTTTCTGGATTTAAAATTGCTTGTTGTGTTTATGGCTTTTCAGTCTTGGAGTTTAGCAAGTAA
- the LOC120274792 gene encoding caffeic acid 3-O-methyltransferase-like encodes MDLGCGIALPMMMKAMIELDVLEIMAAARPGALLSPEEIASKIQTSNPDAHEMLDRMLWFLAAHKVMTCEVLVGEEEGKSKRRYGLGPVCKFFTKDENGVSLDPLLLIHHSKFMADTWANIKHAVLDGSVPFVKANGMTIYEHEHKDPHFSELFNETMFNRTTMYMKKMLENYK; translated from the exons ATGGACCTCGGATGTGGCATCGCGTTGCCGATGATGATGAAGGCCATGATCGAGCTGGACGTGCTGGAGATCATGGCAGCAGCTAGGCCCGGCGCTCTGCTCTCGCCGGAAGAGATCGCGTCTAAGATCCAAACCAGCAACCCTGACGCCCACGAGATGCTCGACAGAATGCTTTGGTTCTTGGCCGCGCACAAAGTGATGACGTGCGAGGTTCTGGTCGGAGAGGAGGAAGGGAAGAGCAAGAGGCGCTATGGACTGGGCCCGGTTTGCAAGTTCTTCACTAAGGATGAGAATGGAGTCTCTCTGGATCCACTCTTGCTCATACACCACTCCAAGTTCATGGCGGATACATG GGCCAATATAAAGCATGCAGTGTTAGATGGGAGTGTCCCATTTGTGAAGGCTAATGGAATGACAATTTATGAACATGAGCACAAAGACCCCCATTTCAGTGAGTTGTTCAATGAAACCATGTTCAACCGGACCACCATGTACATGAAAAAGATGCTTGAAAACTACAAGTGA